A DNA window from Deltaproteobacteria bacterium contains the following coding sequences:
- a CDS encoding ABC transporter ATP-binding protein, with amino-acid sequence MPLLRIDDVNLSFGGVKAINGVSIDVARGNIHAIIGPNGAGKTSIFNCISSVYKPQRGAVYFEDRKVTGMKPDQVTHLGIARTFQNIALFHHMTVLDNLMLGRHQFMKRGILTGGIFLGPARTEEIENRKAVEDIIDFLEIENIRKKPVGTLAYGLRKRVELGRALALKPKLLLLDEPMAGMNLEEKEDMARFVIDINEEWGVTILLIEHDLGVVMDISHRVSVLDFGVKISEGEPAEVANDPRVIKAYIGEDDDFLREMEAR; translated from the coding sequence ATGCCGCTGCTTCGGATCGACGACGTCAACCTCTCCTTCGGAGGGGTGAAGGCGATCAACGGGGTCTCGATCGACGTGGCGAGGGGGAACATCCACGCGATCATCGGCCCCAACGGCGCCGGGAAGACCTCGATCTTCAACTGCATCTCGAGCGTCTACAAGCCGCAGCGCGGCGCGGTCTACTTCGAGGACCGCAAGGTCACCGGGATGAAGCCGGACCAGGTGACCCACTTGGGCATCGCCCGCACCTTCCAGAACATCGCCCTTTTCCACCACATGACCGTCCTCGACAACCTGATGCTGGGACGGCACCAGTTCATGAAGCGCGGGATCCTGACGGGCGGCATTTTCCTCGGGCCGGCCCGGACCGAGGAGATCGAGAACCGGAAGGCGGTCGAGGACATCATCGACTTCCTCGAGATCGAAAACATCCGGAAGAAGCCGGTGGGGACGCTGGCCTACGGCCTTCGCAAGCGGGTCGAGCTGGGCCGGGCGCTGGCGCTCAAGCCGAAGCTCCTGCTCCTCGACGAACCGATGGCCGGGATGAACCTCGAGGAGAAGGAAGACATGGCCCGCTTCGTCATCGACATCAACGAGGAGTGGGGCGTCACGATCCTGCTGATCGAGCACGACCTCGGCGTCGTGATGGACATCAGCCACCGGGTGAGCGTCCTCGATTTCGGCGTGAAGATCTCGGAAGGGGAACCGGCGGAGGTCGCCAACGACCCGCGCGTCATCAAGGCGTACATCGGAGAGGACGACGACTTCCTGCGGGAAATGGAGGCGCGCTGA